One stretch of Rosistilla oblonga DNA includes these proteins:
- the leuD gene encoding 3-isopropylmalate dehydratase small subunit has product MQKFTKHTGLVATMDRANVDTDQIIPKQFLKRIERTGFGQFLFFDWRFNEDGSDNPDFELNQPAVKDASVLVTRRNFGNGSSREHAVWALDDYGFRAVLAPSFADIFFNNCFKNGVLPIVLSEEDIEELFRRTEQTEGYQLTVDLENNTISDGQGFDRTFEVEPSRRHNMLNGLDDIAMTLEHEAKISAYEAAL; this is encoded by the coding sequence ATGCAAAAGTTCACCAAGCACACCGGCCTCGTCGCGACGATGGATCGCGCCAATGTCGACACCGACCAAATCATCCCCAAACAGTTCCTGAAGCGGATCGAGCGGACCGGCTTCGGCCAGTTCCTGTTCTTCGATTGGCGTTTCAACGAAGACGGATCGGACAACCCCGACTTTGAACTGAACCAACCAGCCGTTAAAGATGCTTCGGTCCTGGTCACCCGCCGCAACTTTGGCAACGGATCCAGCCGCGAGCATGCGGTCTGGGCTTTGGACGACTACGGTTTCCGCGCCGTCCTCGCCCCCTCGTTCGCCGACATCTTCTTCAACAACTGTTTCAAGAACGGCGTCCTGCCGATCGTGCTCAGCGAAGAAGACATCGAAGAATTGTTCCGTCGCACCGAACAAACCGAAGGCTACCAATTGACCGTCGACCTTGAAAACAACACCATCAGCGACGGCCAGGGATTCGATCGCACGTTTGAAGTTGAACCGTCGCGGCGGCACAACATGCTCAACGGCCTCGACGATATCGCGATGACTCTGGAACACGAAGCGAAGATCTCGGCCTACGAAGCCGCGCTCTAG
- a CDS encoding DUF167 domain-containing protein has translation MIETTPRENQLIFAIHVSAGSRRNEVGGQHDGALRVAVTQAPEKGKANAAIIKLLAKTLGISKSQLEIISGDTHRRKTIAATQIDPQQIDQQLQTLATIK, from the coding sequence ATGATCGAAACAACGCCCCGCGAAAACCAGTTGATATTCGCGATCCACGTTTCCGCTGGCAGCCGACGCAACGAAGTCGGCGGCCAGCATGATGGAGCCCTTCGCGTCGCCGTCACGCAAGCTCCCGAGAAGGGCAAAGCCAACGCGGCAATCATCAAACTGCTGGCCAAAACTCTGGGGATCAGCAAGAGTCAACTCGAGATCATCTCGGGCGACACACACCGCCGCAAAACCATCGCGGCGACTCAGATCGATCCACAGCAGATCGATCAGCAATTACAGACGCTGGCGACAATCAAATAG
- the folK gene encoding 2-amino-4-hydroxy-6-hydroxymethyldihydropteridine diphosphokinase, with protein MRSAALAIARHPDVLAMRCSRIFTTPPVGGPSGQSIFFNAAAVIETTLSTAGVLNLLQQTEQDLGRVRKQRWDQRSIDLDVVLYGDFVGASLQLKLPHPRYTARGFVLAPAQDVAADWRDPRFGWTLRQLYEHLQAAAPSVALVGGGSELRSEICNQLSAQHGIAIRRRSASPPAMSIIGHAPGTVAATDQTPPAAQTANMSTPDNTPWVADFVPEAIATTSPEIASRDPNMPRLIARLHRTPPETRWPSPQIIYRNGWNWPEYRLEVDDLPWAVSEVAAAIDSMQCEVHPITPDGKWASPS; from the coding sequence ATGCGATCGGCCGCGCTGGCGATCGCCCGCCACCCCGACGTCCTGGCGATGCGATGCAGCCGGATCTTTACGACGCCGCCGGTCGGTGGCCCCAGCGGCCAATCGATCTTCTTTAACGCAGCGGCAGTCATCGAAACGACCCTCTCCACCGCTGGCGTGCTGAACCTGCTGCAGCAGACCGAACAAGACCTTGGCCGCGTTCGCAAACAGCGATGGGACCAACGCAGCATCGACCTGGACGTTGTCTTATACGGCGATTTTGTCGGCGCATCGCTGCAATTAAAGCTCCCCCATCCTCGCTACACCGCCCGCGGTTTTGTCCTGGCTCCCGCCCAAGATGTCGCTGCCGATTGGCGCGATCCGCGGTTCGGATGGACCCTGCGACAACTCTACGAACACCTGCAAGCCGCCGCTCCGTCGGTCGCTCTGGTCGGTGGCGGCAGCGAACTGCGATCCGAAATCTGCAACCAACTGTCAGCACAACACGGCATCGCGATCCGCCGTCGCAGTGCATCCCCACCGGCAATGTCGATCATCGGCCACGCCCCCGGCACCGTAGCGGCAACAGACCAAACGCCCCCCGCTGCCCAGACCGCCAACATGTCGACGCCCGACAACACACCCTGGGTCGCCGATTTTGTCCCCGAAGCGATCGCGACGACCTCGCCCGAGATCGCCTCGCGCGATCCCAACATGCCGCGGCTGATCGCTCGACTGCACCGCACCCCCCCCGAAACCCGCTGGCCCTCGCCGCAGATCATCTATCGCAACGGCTGGAACTGGCCCGAATATCGCCTGGAAGTCGACGACCTCCCGTGGGCAGTAAGCGAAGTCGCCGCGGCGATCGATTCGATGCAGTGCGAAGTGCACCCGATCACCCCCGACGGCAAATGGGCCTCCCCCTCCTAA
- the leuC gene encoding 3-isopropylmalate dehydratase large subunit, with product MTTAQSSGGQPRTMFEKIWDNHVVHSEPGKQTILYIDLHLVHEVTSPQAFEGLRLAGRKVRQPGRTIATPDHNVPTSDRSLPIADPIARKQIDTLRNNCKEFGVQLFDIDDVRQGIVHVIGPENGFTQPGMTIVCGDSHTATHGAFGSLAFGIGTSEVEHVLATQTLLQYKPKTFELRVEGDLPRGVTAKDTILYLIGKIGTAGGTGYVLEFTGDPIRKFSMEERMTVCNMSIEAGARAGLIAPDELTFEYLRGKPEAPKDFDAAVEKWKQLPSDPGATYDRSEVFQGSDIQPQITWGTNPGQVISVMDRIPSPGDSTDPTEQKSTAQALEYMGLTAGKSLTDVHIDRVFIGSCTNARIEDLRAAAAVAKGHKVSGSVNAMVVPGSGKVKRQAEEEGLDVIFKEAGFDWREAGCSMCLAMNPDKLAPGERCASTSNRNFEGRQGKGGRTHLVSPEMATAAAVAGHFTDVRQWDFKS from the coding sequence ATGACAACAGCACAAAGCAGCGGGGGACAGCCCCGCACGATGTTTGAAAAGATCTGGGACAACCATGTTGTTCACAGCGAACCTGGCAAACAGACGATCCTTTATATCGACCTGCACCTGGTCCACGAAGTGACCAGCCCGCAGGCGTTTGAAGGTTTGCGGCTCGCAGGCCGCAAGGTGCGTCAGCCCGGTCGCACGATCGCAACTCCCGATCACAACGTCCCGACCAGCGACCGCAGCCTGCCGATCGCCGACCCGATCGCTCGCAAGCAGATCGACACCCTGCGCAATAACTGCAAGGAGTTCGGTGTCCAGTTGTTCGACATCGACGACGTTCGCCAAGGGATCGTCCACGTCATCGGCCCCGAAAACGGCTTCACCCAGCCCGGCATGACGATCGTCTGCGGCGACAGTCACACCGCCACCCACGGTGCGTTTGGATCGTTGGCGTTCGGCATCGGCACCAGCGAAGTCGAACACGTGCTGGCGACGCAGACCCTGCTGCAATACAAGCCGAAGACTTTTGAACTGCGTGTCGAAGGGGACCTCCCCCGCGGCGTCACGGCAAAAGACACGATCCTGTATCTGATCGGTAAGATCGGCACCGCCGGGGGAACCGGTTACGTGCTGGAATTCACCGGCGATCCGATCCGCAAATTCTCAATGGAAGAGCGGATGACGGTCTGCAACATGTCGATCGAAGCGGGTGCTCGCGCCGGCCTGATCGCTCCCGACGAGCTCACCTTTGAGTATCTCCGCGGCAAGCCCGAAGCCCCCAAGGACTTCGACGCCGCTGTCGAGAAGTGGAAGCAACTGCCAAGCGACCCCGGGGCCACCTACGACCGCAGCGAGGTCTTCCAAGGTTCCGACATCCAACCGCAAATCACCTGGGGAACCAACCCCGGCCAAGTGATCAGCGTGATGGACCGGATCCCGTCGCCAGGCGACTCGACCGACCCGACCGAACAAAAATCGACGGCTCAAGCGCTCGAATACATGGGCCTGACCGCCGGCAAATCGCTGACCGACGTCCATATCGACCGCGTCTTCATCGGCTCGTGCACTAATGCACGGATCGAAGACTTGCGAGCCGCCGCGGCAGTCGCCAAGGGCCACAAGGTCAGCGGCAGTGTCAACGCGATGGTTGTTCCGGGCAGCGGCAAAGTCAAACGACAAGCCGAAGAAGAAGGCCTGGATGTGATCTTCAAGGAAGCCGGCTTCGATTGGCGTGAAGCGGGCTGCAGCATGTGCCTGGCGATGAACCCCGACAAACTCGCTCCGGGCGAACGCTGTGCCAGCACCAGCAACCGCAACTTCGAAGGACGCCAGGGCAAGGGAGGCCGCACGCACTTGGTCAGCCCAGAAATGGCAACCGCTGCCGCCGTCGCCGGTCACTTCACCGACGTCCGCCAGTGGGACTTCAAGAGCTAG
- the aroH gene encoding chorismate mutase, with protein MPNLVCRGVRGAITVEENSKSQILLATRQMLALMMRQNSIQAIDLASAIFTVTKDLDAEFPAVAARQLGWIDVPLMCGYEISVEGSLPLCIRVLLHWNTDVPQDKIHHVYLRDAAALRPDLCKLPPLDDAELEAWIAENLQS; from the coding sequence ATGCCCAATCTGGTTTGCCGCGGCGTGCGCGGGGCGATAACGGTCGAAGAGAATTCAAAATCGCAAATACTGCTGGCGACCCGCCAGATGTTGGCGCTGATGATGCGTCAAAACAGCATCCAAGCGATCGACTTAGCCAGTGCCATCTTCACCGTCACCAAGGACTTGGATGCGGAGTTTCCGGCCGTGGCGGCTCGGCAATTGGGCTGGATCGACGTTCCGTTGATGTGCGGTTATGAGATCTCCGTCGAGGGTTCGCTGCCGCTTTGTATCCGCGTGCTGCTGCACTGGAACACCGACGTCCCGCAAGACAAGATTCACCATGTCTATCTCCGCGACGCGGCCGCGCTGCGTCCCGATCTGTGCAAGTTGCCGCCGTTGGACGACGCGGAACTGGAGGCCTGGATCGCGGAAAATTTGCAGTCGTAA
- a CDS encoding dual specificity protein phosphatase family protein: MDPKPETPLPKNVPLWQRLYARGVFYPTLTWNMLLGRALKVRRWWDPIDPHVIVGAYPFARDVSLMYEQGVRAVVNTCEEYAGPQAVYDAMGIEQFRMPTTDFTHPKLEDIQRAVEFVQSHVAQEHTVYIHCKAGRARSATVALCWLIKYRGQTPEQAQKILLEHRPHVNPHVYLRPVVAEFVKRIG; this comes from the coding sequence ATGGATCCTAAGCCAGAAACACCGCTTCCCAAAAACGTTCCGCTGTGGCAGCGACTGTATGCACGCGGCGTCTTCTATCCGACGTTGACGTGGAACATGTTGTTAGGACGAGCGTTGAAAGTCCGTCGCTGGTGGGATCCGATCGATCCGCATGTGATCGTCGGGGCGTATCCGTTCGCTCGCGATGTCTCGCTGATGTACGAGCAGGGAGTCCGCGCGGTCGTCAACACGTGCGAAGAGTATGCCGGCCCGCAAGCTGTCTACGACGCGATGGGAATCGAGCAGTTCCGGATGCCGACGACCGACTTCACGCATCCGAAGTTGGAGGATATCCAACGGGCTGTCGAATTTGTGCAGTCGCATGTCGCTCAGGAGCACACGGTTTACATCCACTGCAAAGCGGGCCGCGCACGCAGCGCGACGGTCGCCTTGTGTTGGTTGATCAAATATCGCGGACAAACGCCCGAACAGGCTCAGAAGATCCTTCTGGAGCACCGTCCGCATGTGAACCCGCACGTTTATCTGCGTCCGGTCGTCGCTGAATTTGTGAAGCGAATCGGCTAG
- a CDS encoding glycosyltransferase family 2 protein: MPEHDPTPERNETPTREVLFGEGLTVPQDLDGNPRFWTDEHYLECCRLLGPAVCRRLGIFPLPAGFVLSVVVPVYNEATTVERAIARLRSTGLPLQIILVNDGSTDGSHEVLDALPASDDLTVIHHPANAGKGAAVRTGFAAAKGDCVVVQDADLEYDPNDFRWLLQPLVAGEADVAYGTRYGHCDRQVSPWWHQAVNGLITGLCNLAIGLRLSDVETCYKMVRRDLLQDLVPDLKENRFGIEIELTAKLAKRRLRFTERPIRYQHRWYDEGKKIGWKDGVSALWCIVRYGLLQRSK, encoded by the coding sequence ATGCCAGAACACGATCCTACGCCAGAACGAAATGAAACGCCGACACGCGAGGTGTTGTTTGGCGAAGGTTTAACGGTGCCGCAGGATCTGGATGGCAACCCACGTTTCTGGACGGATGAACACTATCTGGAGTGCTGTCGATTGCTGGGGCCCGCGGTCTGCCGTCGGCTGGGGATTTTCCCGCTGCCCGCAGGGTTTGTGCTGTCGGTGGTCGTGCCGGTCTACAACGAAGCGACAACTGTCGAGCGAGCGATCGCGCGGTTGCGGAGCACCGGTTTGCCGCTGCAGATCATCCTGGTCAACGACGGCAGCACCGATGGCAGCCACGAGGTGCTCGACGCCCTGCCGGCATCGGACGACCTGACCGTCATCCATCATCCGGCCAACGCGGGCAAGGGAGCCGCCGTGCGGACCGGCTTCGCCGCGGCGAAGGGTGATTGTGTCGTCGTGCAAGATGCCGACTTGGAATACGATCCCAACGACTTCCGCTGGCTGTTGCAACCGCTGGTCGCCGGCGAGGCGGACGTGGCGTATGGGACGCGGTATGGCCACTGCGATCGACAGGTCTCGCCGTGGTGGCACCAAGCTGTCAACGGATTGATCACGGGGTTGTGCAATCTCGCGATCGGGTTGCGATTGAGCGACGTCGAGACGTGTTACAAGATGGTCCGCCGCGATCTGCTTCAGGACCTGGTCCCCGATCTGAAGGAGAACCGATTTGGGATCGAGATCGAACTGACGGCCAAGCTGGCTAAGCGGCGGTTGCGGTTCACCGAGCGGCCGATTCGATACCAGCATCGCTGGTACGACGAGGGTAAAAAAATCGGCTGGAAAGATGGCGTCAGCGCTCTGTGGTGCATCGTTCGATACGGCCTGCTGCAACGCTCGAAGTGA
- a CDS encoding aromatic amino acid transaminase → MFETIQTAPPDSILGLTEAFQKDANPAKINLSVGVYKDTSGQTPVLRCVKQAEETLLKTETTKGYLGIDGLPEYRQHVHGLVFGDQVPASRVAVVQTPGGTGALRVAADLIAGQLKPAQIWLSNPTWANHNAIFTAAGVGVQTYSYLNAEKTGLDFDAMLEDLKTKPRTGDVVLLHACCHNPTGVDPTAEQWAQIAEVVRERGLLPLVDFAYQGFGQGITEDAVGIRTLLTTCDEMLVASSFSKNFGLYSERIGSLSLVAKKPEEATAGLSQLKRVVRTNYSNPPRHGGAIVSTVLSSPELTTLWHEEVAEMRNRIAAMRSQFVTQMHQRQSRRDFSFLLSQSGMFSFSGLNPMQVDQLRNEYAIYIVGSGRINVAGMTDENLPRLCDAVAAVL, encoded by the coding sequence ATGTTCGAAACGATCCAAACCGCTCCCCCCGACTCGATCCTTGGTCTGACGGAAGCGTTCCAGAAAGATGCCAATCCCGCCAAGATCAATCTCAGCGTTGGTGTTTATAAGGATACGTCGGGGCAGACGCCCGTCTTGCGGTGCGTTAAGCAGGCTGAAGAAACGCTGCTGAAGACCGAAACGACCAAGGGTTATCTGGGTATCGATGGCTTGCCCGAGTATCGCCAGCACGTCCATGGGCTGGTCTTTGGCGATCAGGTTCCCGCGTCGCGAGTCGCCGTCGTGCAGACTCCTGGCGGAACCGGAGCTCTCCGCGTCGCCGCCGATCTGATCGCGGGCCAGTTGAAGCCGGCTCAGATTTGGCTGTCGAATCCGACTTGGGCCAACCACAACGCGATCTTCACCGCCGCGGGCGTTGGCGTGCAGACCTACAGCTACCTGAATGCCGAAAAGACCGGGCTCGACTTCGACGCAATGCTCGAGGATTTGAAGACCAAGCCGCGGACGGGCGACGTCGTTCTGTTGCATGCTTGCTGTCATAACCCAACGGGCGTCGATCCGACCGCTGAACAATGGGCTCAAATCGCCGAAGTCGTTCGCGAGCGCGGACTGCTGCCGCTTGTCGATTTCGCCTACCAAGGATTTGGCCAAGGGATCACCGAAGACGCCGTCGGGATTCGCACGCTGTTGACGACTTGCGACGAGATGCTTGTCGCGAGTTCGTTCTCGAAAAACTTCGGACTCTACAGCGAGCGCATCGGCAGTTTGTCGCTGGTCGCCAAGAAGCCGGAAGAGGCGACGGCGGGGCTGAGCCAGTTGAAGCGCGTCGTCCGGACGAACTACAGCAATCCGCCGCGGCATGGTGGAGCGATCGTTTCCACCGTGCTCAGCAGCCCCGAATTGACCACGCTGTGGCACGAAGAGGTCGCCGAGATGCGGAACCGGATCGCTGCGATGCGTAGCCAGTTTGTGACGCAGATGCACCAGCGGCAGAGCAGGCGGGACTTTTCGTTCCTGCTGTCGCAGAGCGGAATGTTCTCGTTCAGCGGTCTGAACCCGATGCAAGTCGATCAGTTGCGGAACGAATACGCGATCTACATCGTTGGCAGCGGGCGGATCAACGTCGCCGGCATGACCGACGAAAATCTGCCGCGTCTGTGCGACGCCGTCGCTGCGGTTCTCTAA
- a CDS encoding response regulator: MFSQTVCRPMEILLVEDGLLDARVTILALGRCSIHHRVTLVRSISEALAFVRQEGVFRRAPQPDLVLLDLLLPDGKGTDLLRDLRQMPNLSEVPVVVLTASGDPENRTICSTLKVDDYIEKPVDEDKFLRVVREHKRLLVFGARALRSVFPEHALATSP, translated from the coding sequence ATGTTTTCACAAACGGTTTGTCGTCCGATGGAGATCTTGCTGGTCGAGGATGGTTTGCTCGACGCGCGGGTAACGATCTTGGCTCTGGGACGCTGCAGCATTCACCATCGTGTGACCTTGGTGCGGAGTATTTCCGAGGCGTTGGCGTTTGTCCGTCAGGAAGGTGTCTTCCGCCGCGCGCCGCAGCCCGATCTGGTTCTCTTGGATCTGTTGTTGCCCGATGGGAAGGGGACCGACCTGCTCCGCGATCTGCGGCAGATGCCCAACCTTTCGGAAGTCCCCGTCGTGGTTCTGACCGCTTCGGGCGATCCCGAAAATCGAACGATCTGTTCGACGCTGAAGGTCGACGATTACATCGAGAAGCCTGTCGATGAAGATAAGTTTCTGCGAGTCGTCCGCGAGCACAAACGGTTGTTGGTCTTCGGTGCCCGCGCCCTGCGGTCGGTCTTTCCCGAGCACGCTTTGGCGACGTCGCCCTAG
- a CDS encoding NUDIX hydrolase, which yields MPTNQPVELPLPVQPMTRLGEQRSRTRSAYNQASVGLAYGRHAGPVPGDARQAAVLIMLAWDGAQWNLPLTKRPTSLRHHGGQICFPGGRLEAGESAVEAAVREFDEELGMVPDDLQILGRLSTMHVYASHNVVTPIVATTRQTMQFRLDPVEVAQAIMLPWDALTDESRWTMRSMRRPISRNREVVDSFTFRYRALQFGEHLIWGATAMMLAELCQVGYR from the coding sequence ATGCCAACAAACCAACCCGTCGAACTGCCGCTGCCCGTGCAACCGATGACCCGCTTAGGGGAACAACGGTCGCGAACGCGGAGCGCTTACAACCAAGCATCGGTCGGGCTCGCTTACGGACGCCACGCCGGACCGGTTCCGGGAGACGCGCGGCAAGCGGCTGTCCTTATCATGTTGGCATGGGACGGGGCGCAATGGAACCTACCGCTGACCAAACGCCCAACCAGCCTGCGACATCACGGCGGGCAGATCTGTTTTCCCGGCGGCCGCTTGGAAGCGGGTGAATCGGCCGTCGAGGCGGCGGTTCGCGAGTTCGACGAGGAACTGGGGATGGTCCCCGACGATCTGCAGATCCTGGGGCGGTTGTCGACGATGCATGTCTACGCCAGCCACAACGTCGTCACGCCGATCGTTGCGACGACGCGGCAGACGATGCAGTTCCGGCTGGATCCGGTGGAGGTGGCTCAGGCGATCATGCTCCCGTGGGACGCGTTGACCGATGAATCGCGGTGGACGATGCGGAGCATGCGGCGGCCGATCTCCCGCAACCGCGAGGTCGTCGATTCGTTCACGTTCCGATATCGGGCGTTGCAATTTGGCGAGCACCTGATCTGGGGAGCGACCGCGATGATGCTGGCCGAACTGTGCCAGGTCGGTTACCGATAA
- the panC gene encoding pantoate--beta-alanine ligase — protein MKIVKLVSEAQRWTFDQRAVGNRVGLVPTMGALHAGHISLAQRSHTICDRTAATIFVNPTQFAPSEDLDKYPRTLDADLEKLEAAGVDLVFTPEPSEVYPAGFSTYVSPPAVGGTLEGASRPDHFRGVTTVVMKLFNIVPATHAFFGQKDYQQAAVISAMCRDLNVPIQLEICPIVREPDGLAMSSRNRYLSDDQRQRALGLSRALQAAQQQFHSGTTDGPQLKQTMLDALAEAKVDTIEYAVIADAITLAPLPTIDRPAVALIAARVGATRLIDNTLLTPGN, from the coding sequence ATGAAAATCGTAAAACTTGTCTCCGAGGCACAGCGCTGGACATTCGACCAACGCGCCGTCGGGAATCGCGTCGGCCTCGTCCCAACGATGGGTGCACTGCATGCTGGCCACATCAGCTTGGCCCAACGGAGCCACACGATCTGCGATCGCACCGCGGCCACGATCTTCGTGAACCCCACGCAATTCGCTCCTAGCGAAGACCTCGACAAATATCCGCGCACGCTCGACGCGGACCTTGAAAAACTGGAAGCCGCCGGCGTCGACTTGGTCTTCACCCCCGAACCGAGCGAAGTCTACCCGGCGGGATTTTCGACCTACGTCAGCCCCCCCGCTGTTGGCGGAACGCTCGAAGGGGCCAGCCGCCCCGACCACTTTCGCGGCGTCACGACGGTCGTCATGAAGCTGTTTAATATAGTTCCGGCCACACACGCCTTCTTCGGCCAAAAAGACTACCAACAAGCCGCCGTCATCTCGGCGATGTGCCGCGACTTGAACGTCCCGATCCAACTGGAGATCTGCCCGATCGTTCGCGAACCCGACGGATTGGCGATGAGCTCGCGGAATCGCTACCTCTCGGACGACCAACGCCAGCGAGCCCTAGGACTGAGCCGGGCCCTGCAGGCAGCCCAGCAGCAGTTCCACAGCGGCACAACCGATGGCCCACAACTGAAACAAACCATGCTCGACGCATTGGCCGAAGCCAAGGTCGACACGATCGAATACGCGGTAATCGCCGACGCGATCACGCTCGCCCCCCTGCCAACGATCGATCGCCCCGCCGTCGCACTCATCGCCGCTCGCGTCGGCGCGACCCGGCTGATCGACAACACGCTGCTGACGCCAGGCAATTAA